From Ipomoea triloba cultivar NCNSP0323 chromosome 5, ASM357664v1, the proteins below share one genomic window:
- the LOC116020164 gene encoding uncharacterized protein LOC116020164, with the protein MPPRRNVEGQNAQGNDVPTNVELAQGLQQLTQLTQALGNALLQNQNGNDVAKRVAARHPPNFLGQEDPIIMEDWIRTFDKLFDAEADNWWANVGPVLRQQPNFGWETFKEEMRGRFYPAHVKMAKYDEFLHLRQGSMTVQEYYAKFLALARFAPTLVLDEPRKAEKFINGLNFETRKVVCALTFQTLNEAYSSVASHYRVQQIQKDINGRNKRKVDDDVQQGDKRPKFESAEPSRNFQRNSSNNNGRNRQGQGQGFVKMNQMGDMHFNCRICKRDHP; encoded by the exons ATGCCACCAAGAAGGAATGTTGAGGGACAAAACGCTCAAGGAAATGATGTCCCTACTAATGTTGAGCTTGCCCAGGGATTGCAACAGTTGACTCAATTGACCCAAGCCTTGGGAAATGCGctacttcaaaatcaaaatggaAATGACGTGGCCAAGCGTGTGGCAGCACGCCATCCACCAAACTTCTTGGGGCAAGAAGATCCTATCATCATGGAAGATTGGATCCGCACATTTGATAAGCTGTTTGATGCC GAGGCTGATAACTGGTGGGCTAATGTTGGACCGGTACTACGCCAGCAACCCAACTTTGGTTGGGAGACTTTCAAGGAGGAGATGAGAGGAAGATTTTATCCAGCCCATGTCAAGATGGCCAAATATGATGAATTCCTACACTTGAGACAGGGAAGCATGACAGTTCAAGAATATTATGCTAAGTTCTTGGCACTAGCGCGATTTGCACCTACTTTAGTTCTGGATGAGCCTAGAAAGGCCGAGAAGTTTATTAATGGACTGAATTTTGAGACACGAAAGGTTGTATGTGCATTGACGTTCCAGACCCTGAACGAGGCCTATAGCAGTGTTGCCAGTCATTATCGAGTGCAGCAGATCCAGAAGGACATAAATGGAAGGAACAAAAGGAAGGTAGATGACGATGTGCAGCAAGGAGATAAGCGACCTAAGTTTGAGTCTGCTGAGCCAAGCCGAAATTTTCAAAGAAATAGTAGCAACAATAATGGCAGAAATCGTCAAGGTCAAGGGCAAGGATTTGTGAAGATGAATCAAATGGGGGACATGCACTTTAATTGTAGGATATGCAAGAGGGATCACCCATGA